A section of the Primulina eburnea isolate SZY01 chromosome 1, ASM2296580v1, whole genome shotgun sequence genome encodes:
- the LOC140823019 gene encoding salicylate carboxymethyltransferase-like isoform X1, protein MEVKQVLHMNGGLGDTSYANNSLLQRKVISMTKPITEEAITELYISMNAPKNLCMAELGCSSGPNTMVVATELVKMVLKLCRTLGQQPPEFQIHLNDLNGNDFNSIFQVHLPMFQLELQDHETSRGRVSPCFVSAVPGSFYGRLFPSRTLHFIHSSYSLMWLSKIPKEVELLNKDNIYMASASPRQVIDAYYNQFRTDFSTFLRCRSEEVVSGGRMVLTILGRKSEDACSKDCCYLWELLALALKQMVAEGVIEEEKLQSFNIPQYTPSPTEVRKEVEKEGSFSIDHLETLEIPWAACGKGHYPAGAEDRYYDVGSCMRSVVEPLLVQHFGASTMDPLFDKYSKILCHRMANGEEAKFVSVTVSMTRI, encoded by the exons ATGGAAGTAAAGCAAGTGCTTCACATGAATGGAGGTTTGGGAGACACCAGTTACGCCAATAACTCCTTGCTTCAG AGAAAGGTGATATCCATGACAAAGCCGATAACAGAGGAAGCCATAACTGAACTTTACATCAGTATGAATGCCCCCAAGAACTTGTGCATGGCTGAATTGGGTTGTTCCAGCGGACCAAATACGATGGTTGTCGCGACGGAGCTTGTCAAAATGGTTCTCAAATTATGCCGAACACTCGGCCAGCAGCCTCCTGAGTTTCAGATACATTTGAATGATCTGAACGGGAATGACTTCAACTCCATTTTCCAGGTCCATTTGCCTATGTTTCAACTGGAGTTACAAGATCACGAAACGAGTCGGGGCCGAGTCAGTCCATGCTTTGTGTCTGCGGTTCCTGGATCATTTTATGGCAGGCTTTTTCCTTCGCGCACTCTGCATTTTATCCATTCCTCTTATAGTCTTATGTGGCTTTCCAAG ATTCCAAAAGAGGTGGAATTACTGAACAAAGATAATATTTACATGGCTAGTGCAAGCCCACGACAGGTGATCGATGCATACTACAATCAATTTCGAACAGATTTTTCGACTTTCCTCAGGTGCCGTTCGGAGGAAGTAGTATCCGGTGGAAGAATGGTGTTAACTATTCTGGGTAGGAAAAGTGAGGATGCTTGTAGCAAGGATTGCTGCTATCTTTGGGAGCTGCTGGCCCTCGCTCTCAAACAAATGGTAGCTGAG GGAGTGATAGAAGAAGAAAAGCTGCAGTCTTTCAACATCCCTCAATACACACCATCCCCCACAGAAGTGAGGAAAGAGGTCGAGAAGGAAGGCAGCTTCAGCATCGACCACCTAGAGACGTTGGAAATCCCGTGGGCCGCCTGCGGCAAAGGTCATTATCCCGCCGGGGCCGAGGACAGGTACTACGATGTGGGCAGTTGCATGAGATCCGTGGTGGAACCATTACTAGTCCAACACTTTGGAGCATCCACAATGGATCCATTATTCGACAAGTACAGCAAAATCCTCTGCCATCGCATGGCTAATGGAGAGGAGGCCAAATTTGTCAGTGTCACTGTCTCCATGACAAGAATTTAA
- the LOC140810454 gene encoding uncharacterized protein, producing the protein MVSTRSRGKSDANPLTEEDGGGKGGEYEESRAQRIKENNERMKSLGIFELSKNLKPSKTPPLRAIKAPRPLSTDPPRRSSRLKDMPRVMYKDERHPKKEKLVVERVEICIPEGENPEVYTEEDEKLLGDSVADWTLYVDGYDEDGQRIYDHVEGKSCHQCRQKTLGHHTECSKCKMVTGQFCGDCLYTRYGEHVLEVNANSNWICPVCRGICNCSRCRRDKGWAPTNSIYRKVTNLGYKSVAHYLIHNRRGPASVEVPSLSENQVFSDGNEETSSSEDDIELDGSNMS; encoded by the exons ATGGTGAGCACTCGTAGCAGAGGGAAAAGTGACGCCAACCCACTCACGGAAGAAGATGGAGGTGGAAAAGGAGGGGAATACGAGGAGTCTCGAGCCCAAAGAATCAAGGAGAACAACGAGAGAATGAAGAGCCTCGGCATTTTCGAGCTCTCCAAGAACCTCAAGCCGTCCAAGACGCCTCCTCTGCGCGCGATCAAGGCCCCACGGCCTTTGTCTACTGACCCTCCCCGGCGCTCGTCGCG GTTGAAAGATATGCCTCGAGTGATGTACAAAGACGAGAGACACCCGAAGAAGGAGAAGCTTGTAGTTGAGAGGGTGGAAATTTGTATACCAGAAGGCGAAAACCCTGAAGTTTACACAGAGGAGGACGAGAAGCTGTTGGGGGATTCTGTGGCCGATTGGACTCTCTATGTTGATGGGTACGATGAAGACGGGCAGCGCATATATGATCATGTTGAGGGAAAGAGTTGCCATCAGTGCAG GCAAAAAACTCTGGGACACCACACTGAATGTAGCAAGTGCAAGATGGTCACCGGACAGTTCTGTGGAGATTGTCTTTACACGAG GTATGGGGAGCATGTACTTGAAGTGAATGCAAACTCAAATTGGATATGTCCAGTTTGTCGTGGGATATGCAATTGTAGTCGCTGCAGAAGAGATAAAGGATGGGCTCCTACTAATTCAATCTACAGGAAG GTGACGAATCTTGGTTACAAATCAGTGGCACATTATCTCATCCACAATCGTCGTGGGCCTGCAAGTGTTGAAGTTCCTTCGTTAAGTGAAAATCAAGTTTTTTCGGATGGAAACGAAGAAACCTCATCCAGTGAAGATGATATCGAACTGGATGGTTCTAATATGTCCTAG
- the LOC140822987 gene encoding calcium-dependent protein kinase SK5 isoform X2 — translation MSNSGPPESHNHKPVNESENETKKPMPDKIKKPTFLAQRPPKPMWVLPHRTPSLEGLYTVGKSLGQGQFGVTFLCTEKTSGILYACKTIPKKKLICAEDYDDVWREIQIMHHLSENPNVVRIKGAFEDVVSIHIVMELCAGGELFDRIIRKGHYSEKEAAKLIKTIVGVVEACHSLGVMHRDLKPENFLFLSSDEEAALKTTDFGLSVFYKPGEMFSDVVGSPYYVAPEVLLKHYGPEADVWSAGVILYILLSGVPPFWAETEVGIFRQILRGKLDFNSEPWPEISDLAKDLIRKMLDRNPKTRLTAHEVLCHPWIVDDTLPPDKPLDSAVISRLKQFSAMNKLKKMALRVIAERLSEEEIGGLKELFKMIDTDNSGTITFDELKVGLRRVGSKLMESEIKDLMDAADIDNSGTIDYGEFLAATVHLNKLERDENLISAFSFFDKDGSGYITIDELQQAFQDFGLAETNLDEMIREIDQDNDGQIDYREFTAMMRKGVGSGVGSRTVRNTINLGEAFGLGVVKDQSEGCSS, via the exons ATGTCCAACTCAGGTCCACCAGAATCACACAACCACAAACCCGTCAATGAAAGCGAGAATGAGACCAAAAAACCCATGCCCGATAAAATCAAGAAACCGACTTTTCTTGCCCAGCGTCCGCCGAAACCCATGTGGGTCCTCCCCCACAGAACCCCTTCTCTTGAGGGTCTCTACACCGTGGGAAAGAGTCTGGGACAGGGCCAGTTTGGGGTCACCTTCCTGTGCACGGAGAAAACCAGCGGCATTCTCTACGCCTGCAAGACTATACCTAAGAAGAAACTGATTTGCGCCGAGGATTACGATGATGTGTGGAGGGAGATTCAGATCATGCATCATTTGTCCGAGAATCCTAATGTAGTGAGGATAAAGGGCGCCTTTGAGGATGTGGTGTCTATTCATATAGTGATGGAACTTTGTGCCGGTGGGGAGCTTTTCGATAGGATCATTCGGAAGGGGCATTACAGTGAGAAAGAGGCGGCGAAGTTGATCAAAACTATTGTGGGGGTTGTGGAGGCTTGCCATTCTTTAGGGGTAATGCATAGGGATCTTAAGCCTGAGAATTTCTTGTTTCTTAGCTCTGATGAGGAGGCTGCTCTCAAAACAACTGATTTTGGTCTCTCTGTCTTTTATAAGCCAG GTGAAATGTtcagtgatgtcgtgggaagTCCATATTATGTTGCACCCGAGGTTCTTCTTAAGCATTATGGACCCGAAGCAGATGTATGGAGTGCAGGAGTTATTTTATACATTTTACTCAGTGGTGTTCCGCCTTTCTGGGCAG AAACCGAAGTGGGAATTTTCCGCCAAATATTACGAGGAAAATTAGATTTCAATTCTGAACCATGGCCTGAGATTTCAGATCTTGCTAAGGATTTGATAAGAAAAATGCTGGATAGGAATCCAAAGACTCGGTTAACGGCGCATGAAGTTCTGT GTCATCCATGGATTGTCGACGACACGTTACCCCCAGATAAGCCTCTCGATTCTGCAGTTATATCACGCCTCAAGCAGTTTTCTGCAATGAACAAACTAAAGAAGATGGCTTTACGA GTCATCGCAGAGAGATTATCTGAAGAAGAAATTGGTGGTCTAAAAGAGTTGTTCAAAATGATAGATACAGACAACAGCGGGACTATAACTTTCGATGAACTCAAAGTGGGTCTACGGCGAGTAGGCTCCAAGCTTATGGAATCTGAAATAAAAGATCTCATGGATGCT GCAGATATTGATAACAGTGGAACAATAGATTATGGGGAATTTCTTGCAGCTACAGTTCACTTGAACAAGCTAGAAAGAGACGAGAATCTGATCTCGGCTTTCTCATTCTTTGATAAAGATGGTAGTGGTTATATAACCATTGACGAACTTCAACAAGCCTTCCAAGATTTTGGTCTGGCTGAGACTAACCTTGATGAAATGATTAGAGAGATTGATCAAGATAAT GATGGACAAATAGATTACAGGGAATTCACGGCAATGATGAGAAAAGGAGTTGGAAGTGGTGTTGGGAGTAGAACCGTGAGGAATACTATAAACTTGGGAGAAGCCTTCGGACTAGGAGTTGTTAAAGAtcaaagtgaaggatgcagcaGCTGA
- the LOC140822987 gene encoding calcium-dependent protein kinase SK5 isoform X1, which produces MSNSGPPESHNHKPVNESENETKKPMPDKIKKPTFLAQRPPKPMWVLPHRTPSLEGLYTVGKSLGQGQFGVTFLCTEKTSGILYACKTIPKKKLICAEDYDDVWREIQIMHHLSENPNVVRIKGAFEDVVSIHIVMELCAGGELFDRIIRKGHYSEKEAAKLIKTIVGVVEACHSLGVMHRDLKPENFLFLSSDEEAALKTTDFGLSVFYKPGEMFSDVVGSPYYVAPEVLLKHYGPEADVWSAGVILYILLSGVPPFWAETEVGIFRQILRGKLDFNSEPWPEISDLAKDLIRKMLDRNPKTRLTAHEVLCHPWIVDDTLPPDKPLDSAVISRLKQFSAMNKLKKMALRVIAERLSEEEIGGLKELFKMIDTDNSGTITFDELKVGLRRVGSKLMESEIKDLMDAVRLSVLSCCSIFFLFLVLTNVCLLPSLSTWQADIDNSGTIDYGEFLAATVHLNKLERDENLISAFSFFDKDGSGYITIDELQQAFQDFGLAETNLDEMIREIDQDNDGQIDYREFTAMMRKGVGSGVGSRTVRNTINLGEAFGLGVVKDQSEGCSS; this is translated from the exons ATGTCCAACTCAGGTCCACCAGAATCACACAACCACAAACCCGTCAATGAAAGCGAGAATGAGACCAAAAAACCCATGCCCGATAAAATCAAGAAACCGACTTTTCTTGCCCAGCGTCCGCCGAAACCCATGTGGGTCCTCCCCCACAGAACCCCTTCTCTTGAGGGTCTCTACACCGTGGGAAAGAGTCTGGGACAGGGCCAGTTTGGGGTCACCTTCCTGTGCACGGAGAAAACCAGCGGCATTCTCTACGCCTGCAAGACTATACCTAAGAAGAAACTGATTTGCGCCGAGGATTACGATGATGTGTGGAGGGAGATTCAGATCATGCATCATTTGTCCGAGAATCCTAATGTAGTGAGGATAAAGGGCGCCTTTGAGGATGTGGTGTCTATTCATATAGTGATGGAACTTTGTGCCGGTGGGGAGCTTTTCGATAGGATCATTCGGAAGGGGCATTACAGTGAGAAAGAGGCGGCGAAGTTGATCAAAACTATTGTGGGGGTTGTGGAGGCTTGCCATTCTTTAGGGGTAATGCATAGGGATCTTAAGCCTGAGAATTTCTTGTTTCTTAGCTCTGATGAGGAGGCTGCTCTCAAAACAACTGATTTTGGTCTCTCTGTCTTTTATAAGCCAG GTGAAATGTtcagtgatgtcgtgggaagTCCATATTATGTTGCACCCGAGGTTCTTCTTAAGCATTATGGACCCGAAGCAGATGTATGGAGTGCAGGAGTTATTTTATACATTTTACTCAGTGGTGTTCCGCCTTTCTGGGCAG AAACCGAAGTGGGAATTTTCCGCCAAATATTACGAGGAAAATTAGATTTCAATTCTGAACCATGGCCTGAGATTTCAGATCTTGCTAAGGATTTGATAAGAAAAATGCTGGATAGGAATCCAAAGACTCGGTTAACGGCGCATGAAGTTCTGT GTCATCCATGGATTGTCGACGACACGTTACCCCCAGATAAGCCTCTCGATTCTGCAGTTATATCACGCCTCAAGCAGTTTTCTGCAATGAACAAACTAAAGAAGATGGCTTTACGA GTCATCGCAGAGAGATTATCTGAAGAAGAAATTGGTGGTCTAAAAGAGTTGTTCAAAATGATAGATACAGACAACAGCGGGACTATAACTTTCGATGAACTCAAAGTGGGTCTACGGCGAGTAGGCTCCAAGCTTATGGAATCTGAAATAAAAGATCTCATGGATGCTGTAAGACTCTCTGTTTTATCATGTTGTTCCATTTTTTTCCTATTTTTAGTACTCACAAACGTATGTCTATTGCCTTCTCTATCGACATGGCAGGCAGATATTGATAACAGTGGAACAATAGATTATGGGGAATTTCTTGCAGCTACAGTTCACTTGAACAAGCTAGAAAGAGACGAGAATCTGATCTCGGCTTTCTCATTCTTTGATAAAGATGGTAGTGGTTATATAACCATTGACGAACTTCAACAAGCCTTCCAAGATTTTGGTCTGGCTGAGACTAACCTTGATGAAATGATTAGAGAGATTGATCAAGATAAT GATGGACAAATAGATTACAGGGAATTCACGGCAATGATGAGAAAAGGAGTTGGAAGTGGTGTTGGGAGTAGAACCGTGAGGAATACTATAAACTTGGGAGAAGCCTTCGGACTAGGAGTTGTTAAAGAtcaaagtgaaggatgcagcaGCTGA
- the LOC140822972 gene encoding protein SUPPRESSOR OF GENE SILENCING 3 produces MNSRKVGGNPSRDGTFDSSFKGKGALNVSGPGFDQLTSGISNMGLDSAQDDGWEVRGKKSKNKGGGNGSRQLGPHYSHSETLSPQDTMQKQGVINHGGSRRGSGWPTQSSDSRKPAGRGYAKPQSAYQNPDMVISAPLKNGWRWSDIASQSPEDSLRLKQHVQSTYSADDQVSKANEVDDSGDSDGELDDTDDELLDDDFDSDGSQKSHETRKKNRWFRELFKCLDGLSVEQISEPERQWHCPACHGGPGAIDWYQGLQPLITHASTKRSKRVKLHRELAELLEEELQRRGTSAVPAGEVFGKWKGLGERADKVIVWPPMVIIMNTRLEKDANDKWIGMGNQELLEYFSSYSALKARHSYGPQGHRGMSLLIFETSAVGYTEAERLAKHFEDNHKDRLAWEKNRVPFYPGGKRQLYGYIALEQDMDNFNQHARGKSRLKYEMRSYQEMVVDQMRQMSEDNQQLIWLKNKVVKEQVSKKALVESNSMLSEKLRQTMEENRVVKLRTKTHHEQNKEEMDFQESFFREQMQKFYDDRNAKEENFERIMQDQREKVANSEENVYSAEERQHRREEVVKFIKSQDKEMEEFERERGKLMEVHGERRADLMRKHREEIMALEKEFDDEFNRLMEKHTHLPN; encoded by the exons ATGAACTCCCGAAAAGTAGGTGGGAATCCTTCCAGAGATGGTACCTTTGATTCATCATTTAAGGGAAAAGGTGCCTTGAATGTTTCTGGTCCTGGTTTTGATCAATTAACCAGTGGAATCTCGAATATGGGTCTGGATTCTGCACAAGATGATGGATGGGAAGTGCGTGGAAAGAAATCCAAAAACAAGGGTGGGGGCAATGGTTCAAGACAATTGGGTCCTCATTATTCCCATTCTGAGACATTGAGTCCTCAAGATACTATGCAAAAACAGGGAGTTATAAATCATGGTGGATCACGAAGGGGTTCAGGCTGGCCCACACAGTCGTCTGATTCAAGAAAACCAGCTGGCAGAGGTTATGCTAAGCCCCAATCAGCTTACCAAAATCCTGACATGGTAATTTCTGCTCCTTTGAAGAATGGATGGAGATGGTCTGACATAGCCTCTCAATCTCCAGAAGATAGCTTGCGCCTGAAGCAGCATGTTCAATCAACTTACTCAGCTGATGACCAGGTATCTAAGGCTAATGAAGTTGATGACAGTGGTGACAGCGATGGAGAGTTGGATGACACAGACGATGAACTTCTGGATGATGATTTTGACTCAGATGGGAGCCAAAAAAGCCACGAGACTAGGAAGAAGAACAGGTGGTTTAGAGAATTGTTCAAGTGCCTGGATGGATTGAGTGTTGAGCAGATCAGTGAGCCAGAAAGACAATGGCATTGCCCGGCTTGCCATGGAGGTCCTGGAGCTATTGATTGGTATCAGGGTTTACAACCCCTTATTACACATGCTAGCACCAAGAGATCCAAAAGGGTGAAGCTCCATAGGGAGCTTGCTGAACTTTTGGAGGAGGAACTTCAAAGGAGGGGAACATCAGCAGTGCCAGCTGGTGAAGTATTTGGGAAATGGAAGGGTCTTGGAGAAAGAGCTGACAAAGTAATTGTTTGGCCACCCATGGTTATCATCATGAACACTAGATTAGAAAAAGATGCAAATGACAAG TGGATTGGGATGGGAAATCAAGAGCTTCTTGAATATTTCAGCTCATACTCTGCATTGAAGGCCCGCCATTCATATGGACCACAGGGGCATCGAGGAATGAGTCTTTTGATTTTTGAGACATCAGCAGTTGGATATACGGAGGCTGAACGGCTAGCCAAACATTTTGAAGACAATCATAAAGATAGGCTAGCTTGGGAGAAGAACAGAGTGCCGTTCTATCCAGGAGGCAAGCGCCAACTTTATGGATATATTGCATTGGAGCAAGATATGGACAATTTCAACCAACACGCACGAG GCAAATCTAGGTTAAAGTATGAGATGAGATCTTATCAAGAAATGGTGGTGGATCAAATGAGGCAAATGAGTGAGGATAATCAACAGCTCATTTGGTTAAAAAACAAAGTTGTCAAGGAACAGGTGAGTAAGAAGGCTCTTGTAGAATCCAATAGCATGCTATCTGAGAAGTTGCGGCAGACGATGGAAGAGAACCGTGTTGTAAAATTGAGGACCAAAACTCATCATGAACAAAATAAAGAAGAG ATGGATTTCCAAGAGTCGTTTTTCAGAGAGCAAATGCAAAAGTTTTATGACGACAGAAATGcaaaggaggagaactttgaaaGAATCATGCAAGATCAACGTGAGAAAGTGGCTAACTCCGAGGAAAATGTGTATTCTGCTGAGGAACGTCAACACAG GCGGGAGGAAGTTGTGAAATTCATCAAGTCGCAGGATAAAGAAATGGAGGAGTTCGAGAGGGAGAGGGGAAAGTTGATGGAGGTGCATGGAGAGCGACGGGCTGATTTGATGCGCAAGCACCGGGAGGAAATTATGGCTCTTGAGAAGGAATTTGACGATGAGTTTAACAGATTGATGGAGAAACACACACACCTTCCAAATTAA
- the LOC140823007 gene encoding dihydroflavonol 4-reductase — protein MECGHGRVVCVTGAAGFIGSWLVMRLLRRGYIVRATVRDPENMKKVKHLVELPGADTNLTLWKADMMVSGSYDEAVQGCEGVFHMATPMDFESGDPENEVIKPTVEGVLSIISSCAKAKTVKRLIFTNSAGTLNVEPQQKTVYDEENWSDLDFINSTKMTGWMYFVSKILAEKAAMEATKENNIDFICIIPPVVVGPFIMPTLPPSLITALSPITGNEPHYSIIKQGQFVHVDDLCEAHIFLFEDQRAQGRYICSSHDATIYDLAQMIRDNWPEYDIPTEFEGIDKDTPVVRFSSKKLTGMGFTFKYSLEDMFREAIETCREKGLLPYSTRSCGVEENKGKEQLPISNEIIANGEVNGVH, from the exons ATGGAATGTGGCCACGGCCGTGTCGTATGTGTCACCGGAGCTGCCGGATTCATTGGCTCTTGGCTCGTGATGAGGCTTCTTCGACGTGGCTATATCGTCCGTGCAACCGTTCGCGATCCTG AAAATATGAAAAAGGTGAAGCACCTAGTGGAACTTCCCGGAGCCGACACGAACCTGACGCTGTGGAAAGCGGACATGATGGTGTCGGGGAGTTACGACGAGGCTGTGCAAGGTTGTGAAGGAGTGTTCCACATGGCGACCCCGATGGATTTCGAATCCGGCGATCCGGAGAATGAAGTGATAAAGCCCACAGTGGAAGGTGTTTTGAGCATCATAAGTTCGTGTGCAAAGGCCAAGACTGTGAAGAGGCTCATATTCACTAACTCGGCTGGGACTTTGAATGTTGAGCCACAACAGAAAACAGTGTATGATGAAGAAAATTGGAGCGATCTCGACTTCATCAACTCTACCAAAATGACAGGATGG ATGTATTTTGTATCCAAAATCTTGGCTGAGAAAGCTGCAATGGAAGCTACTAAAGAAAACAACATAGACTTCATTTGCATTATACCACCAGTAGTGGTTGGCCCCTTTATTATGCCTACTCTCCCTCCAAGCCTGATCACTGCACTTTCTCCAATAACTG GAAACGAGCCCCACTATTCGATCATAAAACAAGGCCAGTTTGTGCATGTAGATGATCTATGTGAGGCGCACATATTCTTGTTTGAGGATCAAAGGGCACAGGGAAGATACATCTGCTCATCTCATGATGCAACAATTTATGATTTAGCCCAAATGATCAGAGACAATTGGCCAGAATATGACATCCCAACTGA ATTTGAAGGGATTGACAAGGACACGCCAGTGGTTCGTTTCTCCTCCAAGAAGTTGACAGGAATGGGTTTCACATTCAAGTACAGCTTGGAGGACATGTTCAGGGAAGCGATCGAGACGTGTCGCGAAAAGGGTTTGCTCCCATATTCCACCCGAAGCTGCGGAGTCGAAGAAAACAAGGGAAAAGAGCAACTTCCGATTTCGAATGAGATAATTGCCAATGGAGAAGTGAATGGAGTGCATTAG
- the LOC140823000 gene encoding uncharacterized protein, translating into MEPEWVKKLVEKQGGPYEFTVDSMPTKFIDPIVMQGLKVDRIERGLLLCSLVVPPRLLNTGNSLHGGATAALVDIVGSAAIFTMGAPTSGVSVEINVSYLDGAFVGEEIEIESKVLRVGKAIAVVSVELRNKKTGKIIAQGRHTKYLVVPSKM; encoded by the exons ATGGAGCCGGAGTGGGTGAAGAAGTTGGTGGAGAAGCAAGGTGGCCCGTATGAGTTCACGGTGGATTCGATGCCCACGAAATTTATCGATCCAATTGTGATGCAAGGCCTCAAAGTCGATCGCATTGAACGCGGTCTTCTCCTGTGTTCCTTAGTTGTTCCTCCTCGTCTCCTG AACACTGGCAACTCGTTGCACGGCGGCGCCACGGCGGCCCTTGTTGATATAGTGGGATCAGCTGCTATCTTCACCATGGGAGCTCCCACCTCTGGCGTTTCTGTGGAGATCAACGTTTCCTACTTGGATGGCGCTTTTGTCGGT GaggagattgagatagaatcaAAGGTGCTGCGTGTCGGGAAGGCTATAGCTGTCGTGAGCGTCGAGCTTAGGAACAAAAAAACAGGAAAAATAATTGCTCAGGGTCGCCATACCAAGTATCTTGTAGTTCCCAGCAAGATGTGA
- the LOC140823019 gene encoding salicylate carboxymethyltransferase-like isoform X2, with protein sequence MEVKQVLHMNGGLGDTSYANNSLLQRKVISMTKPITEEAITELYISMNAPKNLCMAELGCSSGPNTMVVATELVKMVHLPMFQLELQDHETSRGRVSPCFVSAVPGSFYGRLFPSRTLHFIHSSYSLMWLSKIPKEVELLNKDNIYMASASPRQVIDAYYNQFRTDFSTFLRCRSEEVVSGGRMVLTILGRKSEDACSKDCCYLWELLALALKQMVAEGVIEEEKLQSFNIPQYTPSPTEVRKEVEKEGSFSIDHLETLEIPWAACGKGHYPAGAEDRYYDVGSCMRSVVEPLLVQHFGASTMDPLFDKYSKILCHRMANGEEAKFVSVTVSMTRI encoded by the exons ATGGAAGTAAAGCAAGTGCTTCACATGAATGGAGGTTTGGGAGACACCAGTTACGCCAATAACTCCTTGCTTCAG AGAAAGGTGATATCCATGACAAAGCCGATAACAGAGGAAGCCATAACTGAACTTTACATCAGTATGAATGCCCCCAAGAACTTGTGCATGGCTGAATTGGGTTGTTCCAGCGGACCAAATACGATGGTTGTCGCGACGGAGCTTGTCAAAATG GTCCATTTGCCTATGTTTCAACTGGAGTTACAAGATCACGAAACGAGTCGGGGCCGAGTCAGTCCATGCTTTGTGTCTGCGGTTCCTGGATCATTTTATGGCAGGCTTTTTCCTTCGCGCACTCTGCATTTTATCCATTCCTCTTATAGTCTTATGTGGCTTTCCAAG ATTCCAAAAGAGGTGGAATTACTGAACAAAGATAATATTTACATGGCTAGTGCAAGCCCACGACAGGTGATCGATGCATACTACAATCAATTTCGAACAGATTTTTCGACTTTCCTCAGGTGCCGTTCGGAGGAAGTAGTATCCGGTGGAAGAATGGTGTTAACTATTCTGGGTAGGAAAAGTGAGGATGCTTGTAGCAAGGATTGCTGCTATCTTTGGGAGCTGCTGGCCCTCGCTCTCAAACAAATGGTAGCTGAG GGAGTGATAGAAGAAGAAAAGCTGCAGTCTTTCAACATCCCTCAATACACACCATCCCCCACAGAAGTGAGGAAAGAGGTCGAGAAGGAAGGCAGCTTCAGCATCGACCACCTAGAGACGTTGGAAATCCCGTGGGCCGCCTGCGGCAAAGGTCATTATCCCGCCGGGGCCGAGGACAGGTACTACGATGTGGGCAGTTGCATGAGATCCGTGGTGGAACCATTACTAGTCCAACACTTTGGAGCATCCACAATGGATCCATTATTCGACAAGTACAGCAAAATCCTCTGCCATCGCATGGCTAATGGAGAGGAGGCCAAATTTGTCAGTGTCACTGTCTCCATGACAAGAATTTAA